One window of the Betta splendens chromosome 21, fBetSpl5.4, whole genome shotgun sequence genome contains the following:
- the gtpbp8 gene encoding GTP-binding protein 8 produces MPCPKLWLQPRTLICTALWRRVHKLASLQKASTLPPKKVQSLLYPFSDLEPYLDRSVDRAQFQFFHPTVEDMLTAEKLFYSSPSHKIDYCISAERMDHVPALKQPEVCFIGRSNVGKSSLIKSLFSLTPEVEVRVSKTPGHTKKMNFFRVGKSFTIVDMPGYGHKAPKDFVDMVEPYLYTRKNLVRTFLLVDGSVGLQKADLVAFEMCEEMRRPYVVVLTKIDKCRPGTLMAHLLHLQDVVKTQATSCFPQPFLVSSLQFGGIYLLRCLIAHLTGSIRLLDTAQS; encoded by the exons ATGCCTTGTCCGAAGCTGTGGCTTCAGCCCAGGACTCTAATTTGCACTGCTCTCTGGAGGAGGGTCCATAAGCTGGCCTCGCTTCAGAAGGCCTCAACACTTCCTCCAAAGAAAGTCCAAAGCTTACTTTACCCTTTCAGTGATCTGGAGCCTTACCTGGACAG GTCTGTGGACAGAGCACAGTTCCAGTTCTTTCATCCCACTGTGGAGGACATGCTTACAGCAGAAAAACTCTTCTACTCTTCACCGTCTCATAAAATTGATTACTGCATCTCTGCAGAGAGGATGGACCATGTACCTGCACTAAAACAGCCAGAG GTTTGTTTTATCGGTAGAAGCAACGTTGGCAAGTCATCCCTCATCAAAAGTCTGTTCTCGCTGACTCCTGAAGTAGAAGTCAGAGTCTCCAAAACCCCA GGTCACACAAAAAAGATGAACTTCTTCCGAGTAGGAAAATCTTTTACCATTGTAGACATGCCAGGCTATGGACACAAAGCTCCCAAAGACTTTGTGGATATGGTGGAGCCATATCTCTACACAAGGAAAAA CCTTGTGAGGACGTTTCTGCTAGTCGATGGCAGCGTTGGACTTCAGAAGGCTGACCTGGTTGCTTTCGAGATGTGCGAGGAAATGAGACGCCCATATGTG GTGGTGCTGACTAAGATTGACAAATGTCGACCGGGAACCCTGATGGCCCACTTACTTCACCTTCAGGATGTGGTGAAAACACAGGCCACCAGCTGCTTCCCTCAGCCATTTCTGGTCAG CTCCCTCCAGTTTGGGGGCATCTACCTTCTGAGATGTTTAATTGCCCACTTAACTGGAAGCATCAGGTTATTGGACACCGCACAAAGCTGA